One window of the Eucalyptus grandis isolate ANBG69807.140 chromosome 8, ASM1654582v1, whole genome shotgun sequence genome contains the following:
- the LOC104414684 gene encoding pentatricopeptide repeat-containing protein At3g62890, producing the protein MNFAKVRNFTTLVKPGLHCRPSFAPTITLSILETHLGRCHSLKQFNQILSQMILTGYIGDAYAASRLLKFSTDSSFVHVTYSFRLFSHVENPNGFSWTTMMRAFVQNDSPQSAVFLYKLMLNQNVGPDNYTYPILVQACSLRFSELEGKQVHDHVLKLGFDSDVYVQNTLINLYSVHGKMKDARKLFDESIVLDTVSWNSILAGYVQVGNVDEAKLIFDQMPKRSVIASNSMIALFGKTGRVVDAYELFNQMEEKDMVSWSALISCYEQNGMYDEALVMFKEMAGRGVRVDEVVVISVLSVCAHLSAGEMGKLIHGLSVKLGIESYVNLQNALIHMYSICDEILVAETLFRTGHPHLDLISWNSMISGYLRNGLIENAKALFDSMPQKDIVSWSAMISGYAQHDHFSDTLELFQKMQLTGMQPDETILVSVISACTHLAALDQGKWVHAYIRKNCLKVNVILGTTLIDMYMKCGCVENALDVFQLMEDKGVSTWNAMILGFAMNGLVGRSLSTFLEMKNCGITPNDITFIGVLGACRHMGLVDEGCFHFDSMVQEYKIEPNVKHYGCMVDLLGRAGKLKEAEELIESMPMAPDVSTWGALLGACRKHGDIERGERVGRKLVELQPDHDGFHVLLSNLYASQGNWQNVLEIRGIMEQHGVMKTPGCSMIEANGVIHEFLAGDKTHPQLEDIENKLDEMTKKLKSEGYVPDMNEVSLEIDEEEKETTLLRHSEKLALAFGLLNIPPAMPIRIIKNLRICNDCHTVAKFTSKAYNRDIIVRDRHRFHHFKQGNCSCMDFW; encoded by the coding sequence ATGAATTTCGCCAAAGTTCGCAACTTTACGACGCTCGTCAAGCCAGGTCTGCATTGCCGTCCCTCTTTTGCTCCCACCATTACCCTCTCTATCCTAGAAACCCACTTGGGACGATGCCACAGCCTCAAGCAATTCAACCAAATCCTGTCTCAGATGATCCTCACCGGGTACATCGGAGACGCTTACGCAGCGAGCAGGCTCCTCAAGTTCTCCACCGACTCTAGCTTCGTCCACGTTACTTACTCCTTTCGTCTCTTTAGTCATGTTGAGAACCCAAATGGGTTCTCGTGGACCACGATGATGAGGGCGTTTGTGCAGAACGATAGCCCTCAAAGTGCCGTTTTCCTTTACAAGTTGATGTTGAATCAGAATGTGGGTCCTGATAATTACACGTATCCCATTTTAGTTCAGGCTTGTAGTTTGCGGTTCTCGGAATTGGAGGGGAAACAAGTGCATGATCATGTTCTGAAACTGGGTTTTGATTCGGATGTTTATGTCCAGAACACGTTGATCAACCTGTACTCGGTGCATGGGAAGATGAAAGATGCACGGAAGCTGTTTGATGAAAGTATCGTTCTGGACACCGTCTCATGGAATTCGATTCTGGCGGGTTATGTTCAGGTGGGGAATGTAGATGAAGCAAAACTGATTTTTGATCAGATGCCTAAAAGAAGTGTGATTGCTTCAAATTCGATGATTGCTTTATTTGGAAAGACAGGACGTGTGGTGGATGCGTATGAGCTATTCAATCAAATGGAGGAGAAGGATATGGTGTCATGGAGTGCATTAATTTCTTGTTATGAACAAAATGGGATGTATGACGAGGCTTTGGTTATGTTTAAAGAAATGGCTGGTAGAGGTGTTAGAGTGGACGAGGTTGTTGTAATTAGCGTTCTTTCAGTGTGTGCACATTTGTCTGCTGGCGAGATGGGGAAATTAATCCATGGACTGTCGGTGAAACTAGGGATTGAATCTTATGTTAACCTTCAAAATGCATTGATTCACATGTATTCAATATGTGATGAGATACTGGTCGCAGAAACGCTATTCAGAACTGGACACCCTCATCTGGACTTAATATCCTGGAACTCCATGATATCAGGGTATTTGAGAAATGGATTGATCGAAAATGCAAAGGCATTATTTGATTCGATGCCACAGAAGGACATAGTATCTTGGAGCGCAATGATATCTGGATATGCTCAACATGACCATTTCTCAGATACTTTGGAGCTGTTTCAAAAGATGCAGCTTACAGGAATGCAGCCCGATGAAACCATTTTGGTAAGCGTCATCTCAGCTTGTACTCACTTGGCTGCCCTTGATCAAGGAAAATGGGTTCATGCGTACATTAGGAAGAATTGCCTCAAGGTTAATGTTATTCTAGGAACGACCTTGATAGACATGTACATGAAGTGTGGTTGCGTTGAAAATGCATTGGATGTTTTCCAATTAATGGAGGACAAAGGTGTCTCCACGTGGAACGCTATGATTCTTGGGTTTGCCATGAATGGCTTGGTAGGGAGGTCACTAAGCACCTTTCTAGAGATGAAGAATTGTGGTATAACACCTAATGACATAACCTTTATTGGAGTTCTTGGAGCGTGTAGACATATGGGCTTAGTAGACGAGGGATGCTTTCACTTTGATTCCATGGTACAAGAATACAAGATAGAACCTAATGTCAAGCATTATGGGTGCATGGTGGACCTTTTGGGACGTGCTGGTAAGCTtaaagaagcagaggagctTATTGAGAGCATGCCTATGGCACCAGATGTTTCTACTTGGGGAGCCCTCCTCGGAGCCTGTAGAAAGCATGGTGACATAGAAAGGGGGGAGAGGGTAGGAAGAAAGCTTGTTGAGCTTCAGCCAGACCATGATGGTTTCCATGTGTTATTATCAAACCTGTATGCTTCCCAAGGGAATTGGCAGAATGTGCTTGAGATTAGAGGAATTATGGAGCAGCATGGAGTGATGAAAACACCAGGTTGTAGCATGATCGAAGCAAATGGAGTGATTCATGAATTCCTGGCTGGTGATAAGACGCATCCTCAACTAGAAGACATTGAGAACAAGTTAGATGAAATGACTAAGAAGTTAAAGAGCGAAGGTTATGTGCCAGACATGAATGAGGTTTCTCTTGAAATCGacgaggaggaaaaggaaacgACTTTGTTGAGACACAGTGAGAAGCTTGCTCTTGCATTTGGGCTTCTCAATATCCCTCCAGCAATGCCAATTAGAATAATAAAGAACTTACGAATATGTAATGACTGTCACACAGTTGCTAAGTTCACCTCTAAAGCTTACAACCGTGACATTATCGTGAGAGATAGACATCGATTCCACCATTTCAAGCAAGGAAATTGTTCTTGCATGGACTTTTGGTAG
- the LOC104414683 gene encoding uncharacterized protein LOC104414683, translated as MALITDEIRAQAEFYRGDEICQEKSRFLLTEMGLPNGLLPLKDIEECGYVKETGFVWLKQKKKVDHKFEKIGKPVTYAPEITAQVEHGKIKKLTGVKTKELLVWVTLCDIYLDDPPTGKITFKTPSGLYRSFPVSAFEIEEPAKDGGKAKGVEGASAAVEVKEV; from the coding sequence ATGGCGTTGATCACGGACGAGATCAGAGCCCAGGCCGAGTTCTACCGTGGGGACGAGATATGCCAGGAGAAGTCCCGGTTCTTGCTCACCGAGATGGGGCTCCCCAACGGTCTGCTCCCGCTCAAGGACATCGAGGAATGCGGGTACGTGAAGGAGACCGGCTTCGTGTGGCtcaagcagaagaagaaggtcGACCACAAGTTCGAGAAGATCGGGAAGCCGGTGACCTACGCGCCCGAGATCACCGCCCAGGTCGAGCACGGCAAGATCAAGAAGCTGACGGGCGTGAAGACCAAGGAGCTCCTGGTGTGGGTCACCCTGTGCGACATCTACCTCGACGACCCGCCCACCGGGAAGATCACCTTCAAGACTCCGTCCGGGCTGTACAGGTCCTTCCCCGTGTCCGCGTTCGAGATCGAGGAGCCGGCCAAGGACGGGGGTAAGGCCAAGGGAGTGGAGGGAGCGAGTGCAGCCGTGGAGGTTAAGGAGGTTTAG